A genome region from Natronobeatus ordinarius includes the following:
- the gdhB gene encoding glutamate dehydrogenase GdhB yields MASTQSTPDLEEEETAVETARRQLERAAAHLDVDEGVIERLRHPKSVHRFTVPVERDDGTMEVYTAYRAHHDNVRGPYKGGLRYHPGVNEEECVGLAMWMTWKCAVMDIPFGGGKGGVVVDPKDLSGDEKERLTRRLAQELRPVIGPMNDIPAPDMGTDPQTMAWFMDAYSMQEGETCPGVVTGKPPSIGGSYGREEAPGRSVGIVTEQVLEHYDMDPADTTVAVQGFGSVGANAARYLDDLGASVVAVSDVDGAIYDPDGLDTNDVEGHDERPGMVSGYDAPETLANEELLTLDVDVLIPAAIGNVLTGENARDIQADIIVEGANGPTTSTADQIFEEKGIPVIPDILANAGGVTVSYFEWLQDINRRKWTLERVNEELETEMLRAWNAMKAEYEVRDVTWRDAAYIVALKRVAEAHGARGLWP; encoded by the coding sequence CGACGAGGGCGTCATCGAACGGCTTCGTCACCCGAAGTCCGTCCACCGCTTCACGGTCCCAGTCGAGCGTGACGACGGGACGATGGAGGTTTACACGGCCTACCGAGCCCACCACGACAACGTGAGAGGACCGTACAAGGGTGGGCTCCGCTACCATCCGGGCGTCAACGAAGAGGAGTGCGTTGGCCTCGCGATGTGGATGACCTGGAAGTGTGCGGTCATGGACATTCCCTTCGGCGGCGGGAAAGGCGGCGTCGTCGTCGACCCCAAGGATCTGAGCGGGGACGAAAAGGAACGACTCACCCGACGACTCGCCCAGGAACTCCGACCGGTGATCGGTCCGATGAACGACATCCCCGCCCCGGACATGGGGACCGACCCGCAGACGATGGCGTGGTTCATGGACGCCTACTCGATGCAGGAGGGTGAGACCTGCCCCGGCGTCGTCACCGGCAAACCCCCGTCCATCGGCGGAAGCTACGGTCGTGAGGAAGCACCCGGTCGCAGCGTCGGGATCGTCACGGAGCAGGTGCTCGAGCACTACGATATGGATCCGGCCGACACGACCGTCGCCGTGCAGGGCTTCGGTTCCGTCGGCGCGAACGCCGCCCGTTACCTCGACGACCTCGGCGCGTCGGTCGTCGCCGTCTCCGACGTCGACGGCGCCATCTACGACCCCGACGGGCTCGACACGAACGACGTCGAAGGCCACGACGAGCGACCGGGGATGGTCTCGGGCTACGACGCCCCGGAGACGCTCGCCAACGAGGAGCTCCTCACCCTCGACGTCGACGTCCTCATCCCGGCCGCCATCGGAAACGTGCTGACTGGCGAGAACGCCCGCGACATCCAGGCTGACATCATCGTCGAGGGCGCGAACGGGCCGACGACCTCGACCGCCGACCAGATCTTCGAAGAGAAGGGGATTCCCGTCATCCCGGACATCTTAGCGAACGCCGGCGGCGTCACCGTCTCCTACTTCGAGTGGCTCCAGGACATCAACCGCCGAAAGTGGACTCTCGAGCGCGTCAACGAGGAGCTCGAGACCGAGATGCTGCGAGCGTGGAACGCGATGAAAGCGGAGTACGAGGTCCGAGACGTCACCTGGCGTGATGCGGCCTACATCGTCGCGCTCAAGCGGGTCGCCGAAGCCCACGGCGCACGCG